A region of Malaciobacter marinus DNA encodes the following proteins:
- a CDS encoding DMT family transporter produces MKEDVSLGIKYMLFASLMFAFMGASAKELSDSVSSVEVVFFRNLFGVAIILFSVYRKPLVQEGGKPLLLIFRGMAGFIALLMFFYNIAEISLAEAMTFSKTSTIFTAVFAYIFVKEKLGFKGWVGVFIGFIGILFITKFDGSTLEKTDWLGILSGVGAALAYTSIRELRKYYDSRAIVLSFMGIGTIGPLLLMLVAEFYSPSTLDFMLETFVMPSGKDWFFIILLGVFATYAQIYMTKAYSCAKAGIIGTISYANIAFSIILGMFLGDAFPDIWIILGILLIVISGFLVSLKKD; encoded by the coding sequence ATGAAAGAAGATGTTTCTTTAGGAATAAAGTATATGTTATTTGCTTCTTTAATGTTTGCTTTTATGGGAGCTAGTGCTAAAGAACTTAGTGACTCTGTTAGTTCAGTTGAGGTGGTGTTTTTTAGAAATTTATTTGGTGTTGCAATAATACTATTTTCAGTTTATAGAAAACCTTTAGTTCAAGAAGGAGGGAAACCTTTACTTTTAATTTTTAGAGGAATGGCTGGTTTTATTGCATTGTTAATGTTTTTTTATAATATTGCTGAAATCTCTTTAGCAGAAGCCATGACTTTTTCAAAAACCTCTACAATCTTTACAGCAGTATTTGCTTATATTTTTGTAAAAGAAAAATTGGGATTTAAAGGTTGGGTTGGTGTATTTATAGGTTTTATTGGAATACTATTTATAACCAAATTTGATGGAAGCACATTAGAAAAGACTGATTGGTTAGGAATTTTGAGTGGTGTTGGAGCAGCACTTGCTTATACTTCAATTAGAGAATTAAGAAAATATTATGATAGTAGGGCAATTGTTTTATCCTTTATGGGAATTGGAACAATAGGACCTTTACTTTTAATGTTAGTTGCAGAGTTTTACTCTCCTTCTACACTTGATTTTATGTTAGAAACTTTTGTTATGCCAAGTGGTAAAGATTGGTTTTTTATTATATTATTGGGAGTTTTTGCAACATATGCACAAATTTATATGACAAAAGCATACTCTTGTGCAAAGGCAGGTATTATAGGTACTATTTCTTATGCTAATATTGCATTCTCCATTATATTAGGGATGTTCTTAGGTGATGCATTTCCTGACATTTGGATTATTTTAGGTATACTTTTAATAGTAATTAGTGGATTTTTAGTTTCGTTGAAAAAGGATTAA
- a CDS encoding FMN-binding glutamate synthase family protein — protein sequence MNNTVLIIDITIALFVIIIIAWYVHDKYVQRDHQLLVNYPIIGRLRYVFEEFREPFRQYFGDEKFYESKDKLDWVYKAARDVPNYASFSPSQPLPKPKFMLRHATIVLNEDEVDTHFEVVFGEKRKYPYHAKSIIARSAMSDGSISPEGTRAFVRGSFMGNFPINSGEGGLTSNFFVTHRNYKPEYMTVVHGNIFQRVCKKIVQKLFNGAMSADVYRSLVFKKDPEAETYVFDLKSEIFHRPNWEAPLENFPKEVPQDMPDIILQLSSGLYGARDKQGNFDPDRYQKTMRFCKMTEIKMAQGAKQTGGKLIADKVSPAIAYYRNVEAHKDLFSPNRFPYANSVEELFDFVGKLQELSEKPVGIKIVISDIENIEPYAKEIKKRVDAGNDAYPDFISIDGGSGGSATAPIEMMERIGLNARDSIYLVDKILRDYDVRDKIKIVASGKVLTPDDLIIILSLGADFVQIARGFMMSAGCIRARYCSGTNGHECPVGLATQDKSKRKKYFVYKHAKYVRDYHNNLLKGVRGLLAVMGLKNVNQLNKHRLIFLDKDSKVHDNIDSVFKRRLDIGKDLGDEYHELR from the coding sequence GTGAACAATACTGTATTAATAATAGACATTACAATAGCATTATTTGTTATAATAATCATAGCTTGGTATGTGCATGATAAGTATGTACAAAGAGATCATCAGTTGTTAGTTAATTATCCAATTATTGGTAGGCTTAGATATGTTTTTGAAGAATTCAGAGAGCCTTTTAGACAATACTTTGGTGATGAAAAATTTTATGAGTCAAAAGATAAATTAGATTGGGTATATAAAGCAGCAAGAGATGTTCCCAATTATGCGTCATTTTCCCCTTCTCAACCTTTACCTAAACCAAAATTTATGCTAAGGCATGCCACTATCGTATTAAATGAAGATGAGGTAGATACACACTTTGAAGTGGTATTTGGTGAAAAAAGAAAATATCCATATCATGCAAAATCAATTATTGCAAGAAGTGCAATGAGTGATGGTTCTATCTCACCTGAGGGTACAAGAGCTTTTGTAAGAGGTTCTTTTATGGGGAATTTCCCAATTAATTCAGGTGAGGGTGGATTAACATCAAACTTCTTTGTTACACATAGAAATTATAAGCCTGAGTATATGACTGTGGTTCATGGAAATATTTTTCAAAGAGTTTGCAAAAAGATAGTACAAAAATTATTTAATGGTGCAATGTCAGCAGATGTATATAGAAGTTTAGTATTTAAAAAAGATCCAGAAGCTGAAACTTATGTTTTTGATTTAAAGTCAGAAATATTTCATAGACCAAATTGGGAAGCACCACTAGAAAACTTTCCAAAAGAAGTTCCTCAAGATATGCCTGATATTATATTGCAATTAAGTTCAGGTTTGTATGGAGCTAGGGATAAACAAGGAAATTTTGACCCAGATAGATATCAAAAAACTATGAGATTTTGTAAAATGACTGAAATTAAAATGGCACAAGGGGCAAAACAAACTGGTGGAAAATTAATTGCAGATAAAGTAAGCCCAGCAATAGCATATTATAGAAATGTTGAAGCACATAAAGATTTATTTTCTCCAAACAGATTCCCATATGCAAATAGTGTTGAAGAGTTATTTGATTTTGTTGGTAAACTTCAAGAACTATCTGAGAAACCAGTTGGTATAAAAATAGTTATTTCTGATATAGAAAATATAGAACCTTATGCAAAAGAGATTAAAAAAAGAGTTGATGCAGGTAATGATGCATATCCTGATTTTATATCTATTGATGGTGGAAGTGGAGGAAGTGCAACCGCTCCAATTGAAATGATGGAAAGAATAGGTCTTAATGCAAGAGACTCTATATATTTAGTTGATAAAATCTTAAGAGATTATGATGTAAGAGATAAAATAAAAATAGTTGCTAGTGGAAAAGTTTTAACTCCAGATGATTTAATCATTATTTTATCTTTAGGCGCAGATTTTGTTCAAATTGCAAGAGGTTTTATGATGAGTGCAGGATGTATTAGAGCTAGATATTGTTCAGGAACAAATGGTCATGAATGTCCAGTTGGTCTTGCTACTCAAGATAAAAGTAAAAGAAAAAAATATTTTGTTTATAAACATGCAAAATATGTAAGGGATTATCATAATAACTTACTAAAAGGTGTGAGAGGTCTTTTAGCAGTAATGGGACTTAAAAATGTAAATCAATTAAATAAACATAGATTGATTTTTCTTGATAAAGATTCAAAAGTGCATGATAATATTGATAGTGTATTTAAACGAAGACTTGATATAGGAAAAGATTTAGGAGATGAATATCATGAACTTAGATAA
- a CDS encoding DUF6394 family protein translates to MNLDKVIAGFFIILAMTINFGFFYGDMDSLEMHSKYELFAAIIINIIATTLKLGDKTQMGSVLLATSLVADIQLISAAVIWTVAEYAYTIDREIVGMIISLSGGALLANITSVTLYVGETIKSKR, encoded by the coding sequence ATGAACTTAGATAAAGTTATCGCAGGTTTTTTTATTATTTTAGCTATGACAATAAACTTTGGGTTCTTTTATGGCGATATGGACTCTTTAGAAATGCATAGTAAATATGAATTATTTGCAGCTATTATTATTAATATAATTGCAACAACATTAAAACTTGGTGATAAAACACAAATGGGTTCAGTTTTACTAGCAACATCATTAGTTGCTGATATCCAATTAATAAGTGCAGCAGTTATTTGGACAGTTGCAGAATATGCTTATACAATTGATAGAGAAATTGTTGGAATGATTATCTCTTTATCAGGTGGGGCATTACTTGCAAATATTACTTCAGTTACATTATATGTTGGTGAAACAATAAAATCTAAAAGATAG
- a CDS encoding potassium channel family protein encodes MKNSSLFIILYRMRVPFLVIIIAYTIAITGLVLIEGKDPSGNPYQMSIFDAFYFVSYTATTIGFGETPYEFTYAQRIWVSFSIYITVIGWFYGIGSLVRLLQDKLFLQEIEKSRFKRQIKNLKQKFIIILGYNQITSEIIKRAIAQDIRTVVIEKGVIKGNELLLENFTPTVPLLMSNAHSSKSLEEAGIKKTNCKGLVALFEDDSLNLRIALTSKLLNKNVKLVIKSTTENHTENLKDLDVEIVANPFSIIAKEINMALTAPNLLKLEKWLFKVDTLNSSLPLFPKGKYIICGFGRMGQSVYDKLKTNNIEAHFIEIEKKNVEFKNTDFTKLTYANADDKDTLLEIGVTNAVAIIAATNNDTTNLSILATAKKLNPKIMTIVRENEMEDFSIFKSANIDHIFMPAKILINKTTNALINPLSDLFSRIISEKDEMWAAKLVRRLFETIDENPLLFEIELDFEKAPEVARYLKIKKEIELKIFRVSLHNKEQKNNVVPLLILRDKEEILLPLWDTKLQFDDKILFACDEHAKNDIEYISQNIYEFYYALTGKEKRTIFKGLFK; translated from the coding sequence GTGAAGAATAGTTCTTTATTTATCATTCTTTATCGAATGAGAGTACCTTTTTTAGTGATTATTATAGCCTATACAATAGCAATAACTGGCTTAGTTTTAATCGAAGGTAAGGATCCTAGTGGGAATCCTTATCAGATGTCTATTTTCGATGCATTTTATTTTGTTAGTTACACAGCAACTACTATAGGATTTGGAGAAACTCCTTATGAGTTTACATACGCTCAAAGAATTTGGGTGAGTTTTTCAATTTATATTACAGTAATTGGATGGTTTTATGGTATTGGTTCTTTAGTTAGACTTTTACAAGATAAACTATTTTTACAAGAGATTGAAAAAAGTAGATTTAAAAGACAAATTAAAAATCTAAAACAAAAATTCATAATAATATTAGGCTATAATCAAATTACTAGTGAAATAATAAAAAGAGCAATAGCTCAAGATATTAGAACTGTAGTAATTGAAAAAGGTGTAATTAAAGGTAATGAGCTTTTATTAGAAAATTTTACTCCCACAGTACCCTTGCTAATGAGTAATGCACATAGTTCAAAATCACTAGAAGAAGCAGGAATTAAAAAAACAAATTGTAAAGGTTTAGTTGCTCTTTTTGAAGATGATTCTTTAAATTTAAGAATTGCATTAACTTCAAAACTCTTAAATAAAAATGTAAAATTAGTCATAAAGTCAACTACTGAAAATCATACAGAAAACTTAAAAGATTTGGATGTTGAAATTGTTGCTAATCCATTTTCAATAATAGCAAAAGAGATAAATATGGCTTTGACTGCTCCTAATTTACTAAAATTAGAAAAATGGCTATTTAAAGTTGACACTCTTAATTCTTCTTTACCTCTTTTCCCAAAAGGTAAATATATAATTTGTGGTTTTGGAAGAATGGGACAAAGTGTTTATGATAAATTAAAAACAAATAATATAGAAGCCCATTTTATAGAAATAGAAAAGAAAAATGTAGAGTTTAAAAATACTGACTTTACAAAACTAACATATGCAAATGCTGATGATAAAGATACTTTATTGGAAATTGGAGTAACAAACGCAGTTGCAATAATAGCAGCAACAAATAATGACACAACAAATTTATCAATTTTAGCTACTGCAAAAAAGTTAAATCCAAAAATAATGACAATTGTAAGAGAAAATGAAATGGAAGACTTTTCAATTTTTAAAAGTGCAAATATAGATCATATTTTTATGCCAGCTAAAATCTTAATCAATAAAACTACCAATGCTTTAATAAATCCACTCTCAGATCTATTTAGTAGAATTATTTCAGAAAAAGATGAAATGTGGGCTGCAAAATTAGTTAGAAGACTTTTTGAAACAATAGATGAAAATCCACTTTTATTTGAAATTGAGTTAGATTTTGAAAAAGCACCAGAAGTTGCAAGATACTTAAAAATAAAAAAAGAGATAGAGTTAAAAATATTTAGAGTATCATTACACAATAAAGAACAAAAAAACAACGTTGTACCTTTGTTGATATTAAGGGATAAAGAGGAAATTTTACTTCCTTTATGGGATACAAAATTACAATTTGATGATAAAATTCTTTTTGCTTGTGATGAGCATGCAAAAAATGATATAGAGTATATATCTCAAAATATTTATGAATTTTACTATGCTTTAACAGGAAAAGAAAAAAGAACTATTTTTAAAGGATTATTTAAATGA
- the kdsA gene encoding 3-deoxy-8-phosphooctulonate synthase: MIILTGPCVLEDRDTVMKIAESLKPLSEDKRVEFYFKASFDKANRTSISSYRGPGLDEGLKIFEEVKKQFGYKVITDIHESYQAKPASQVMDILQIPAFLCRQTDLLVESAKTNCKINIKKGQFLAADAMKHPVEKVLQTRGVNTINYETSKENGVWLCERGNTFGYGSLVVDMRNLILMREYAPVIFDATHSVQIPSTGGTTGGNSKFVPHMARAAASVGVDGFFFETHTNPTIAKSDGPNMLKIDELYKTVEDIFAIKEALKN; encoded by the coding sequence ATGATTATTTTAACAGGACCATGTGTATTAGAAGATAGAGATACAGTAATGAAAATTGCAGAGAGTTTAAAACCATTAAGTGAAGATAAAAGAGTCGAGTTTTATTTTAAAGCTTCATTTGATAAAGCAAATAGAACAAGTATTAGTTCTTATCGAGGTCCTGGATTAGATGAAGGCCTTAAAATATTTGAAGAGGTTAAAAAACAGTTCGGATATAAAGTTATCACAGATATACATGAATCTTATCAAGCAAAACCAGCTTCGCAAGTTATGGATATTTTACAAATACCAGCTTTTTTATGTAGACAAACTGATCTTTTAGTTGAATCTGCAAAAACAAACTGTAAAATCAATATTAAAAAAGGGCAGTTTTTAGCAGCTGATGCTATGAAACATCCTGTTGAAAAAGTTTTACAAACAAGAGGTGTTAATACTATAAATTATGAGACTTCTAAAGAAAATGGTGTTTGGTTATGTGAAAGAGGAAACACATTTGGTTATGGATCATTAGTTGTTGATATGAGAAATTTAATACTAATGAGAGAATATGCCCCTGTTATTTTTGATGCGACACACTCTGTTCAAATACCAAGTACAGGTGGAACTACAGGAGGTAATTCAAAGTTTGTACCACATATGGCAAGAGCAGCTGCTAGTGTTGGTGTTGATGGATTCTTTTTTGAAACACATACTAACCCAACAATAGCTAAAAGTGATGGGCCAAATATGCTTAAAATTGATGAACTTTATAAAACAGTTGAAGATATTTTTGCAATAAAAGAAGCTTTAAAAAATTAA
- the ribH gene encoding 6,7-dimethyl-8-ribityllumazine synthase, translated as MNIIEGKLRLNGNEKVAIINGRFNHIITDRLVEGAKDAFIRHGGNEENLDLLLVPGAFEIPFALEKALKSGKYDAVCCVGAVIRGATPHFDYISAEATKGIATVTLQYGKPVSNGVLTTDTIEQAIERAGSKVGNKGSEAMVTIIEMLDLYNELGK; from the coding sequence ATGAATATTATAGAAGGTAAATTAAGACTAAATGGTAATGAAAAAGTTGCCATTATAAATGGAAGATTTAATCATATTATTACTGATAGATTAGTTGAAGGTGCAAAAGATGCATTTATAAGACATGGCGGTAATGAAGAGAATTTAGATTTATTATTAGTTCCTGGTGCATTTGAAATTCCATTCGCATTAGAAAAAGCATTAAAAAGTGGCAAATATGATGCTGTATGTTGTGTTGGTGCAGTAATTAGAGGTGCCACTCCTCATTTTGATTATATTTCAGCAGAAGCAACAAAAGGTATAGCAACTGTAACATTACAATATGGTAAACCTGTATCAAATGGAGTTTTAACAACAGATACAATTGAACAAGCAATTGAAAGAGCTGGTTCTAAAGTTGGGAACAAAGGTTCAGAAGCAATGGTAACAATTATAGAGATGTTAGACTTATATAACGAGTTAGGAAAATAA
- the nusB gene encoding transcription antitermination factor NusB codes for MATRTQARESVIGLLYAVDLGNEGIINFIDEILEDKKIRNKQKTFAINLFNGVIDNLDEIDKEIESHLTQGKIIDLGNVEKAILRLAVYETLFGELDKPIIINEAIELSKRLASDNAPKFINGVLDKIKRQK; via the coding sequence ATGGCTACAAGAACACAAGCAAGAGAATCAGTAATAGGTTTATTATATGCAGTTGATTTAGGCAATGAAGGAATAATAAATTTTATTGATGAGATATTAGAAGATAAAAAAATAAGAAATAAGCAAAAGACTTTTGCAATAAATCTTTTTAATGGTGTAATTGATAATTTAGACGAAATTGATAAAGAGATTGAATCTCATCTAACTCAAGGTAAAATTATAGATTTAGGAAATGTAGAAAAAGCAATATTAAGACTTGCTGTTTATGAAACTTTATTTGGTGAATTAGATAAACCAATTATTATAAATGAAGCAATAGAGTTATCAAAAAGACTTGCAAGTGATAATGCACCAAAATTTATAAATGGTGTTTTAGATAAAATCAAAAGGCAAAAATAG
- the pyrF gene encoding orotidine-5'-phosphate decarboxylase: MKLCISLDLPTAKQNLDLVKNITNVELNKEIWLKVGFRTYLRDGKSFLEDIKKINKDFKIFLDLKLYDIPNTMADAAEDISKFGLIDMFNVHASAGKVAMKEVMNRIKNIPNRPLVLSVTALTSFDNDNFRAVYNEDIDTKARKFAIDSFDSGLDGVVCSAYESKDIKSSTSEDFITLCPGIRPFGEDSGDQKRVADITKAKEELVDFIVVGRPIYKSPRPKEIVEKIINTI; this comes from the coding sequence GTGAAATTATGTATATCTTTAGATTTACCTACTGCAAAACAAAATCTAGATTTAGTAAAAAATATAACTAATGTTGAATTAAATAAAGAGATTTGGTTAAAAGTAGGATTTAGAACTTATTTAAGGGATGGAAAATCTTTTTTAGAAGATATAAAAAAGATAAATAAAGATTTTAAAATTTTTCTTGATTTAAAATTATATGATATACCTAATACTATGGCTGATGCAGCTGAAGATATTTCAAAGTTTGGACTTATTGATATGTTTAATGTTCATGCAAGTGCTGGAAAAGTTGCAATGAAAGAAGTAATGAATAGGATTAAAAATATTCCAAATAGACCACTTGTTTTATCTGTAACAGCTCTTACTTCATTTGATAATGATAATTTTAGAGCTGTATATAATGAAGATATTGATACAAAAGCTAGAAAGTTTGCTATTGATTCATTTGATTCTGGGCTTGATGGTGTAGTTTGTTCAGCATATGAAAGTAAAGATATAAAATCAAGTACATCAGAAGACTTTATAACTTTATGCCCAGGTATAAGACCTTTTGGAGAAGACTCAGGTGATCAAAAAAGAGTTGCAGATATCACAAAAGCTAAAGAAGAGCTTGTTGATTTTATTGTTGTTGGAAGACCTATTTATAAATCACCAAGACCTAAAGAGATAGTAGAAAAAATAATTAATACTATTTAA
- a CDS encoding ABC transporter substrate-binding protein, whose protein sequence is MQKIFYLIMFLLSINLCAKSLEKVSLQLSWFNQFQFAGYYIAKEKGFYKDVGLDVDIRNFDFNINVPNEVDTKNATFGVGRETLLLEKSNNKNIIALYAIFQASPLILLSLDNTGINSIRDFNNRKIMTTIDDSSEVSLKAMISSQNIDFKRLEFLKHTHDIMDLVNKKTDVISAYISKTPYDLQKMGISYNVFYPKDYGFDMYSDFLFTNVDEIKNNEQRVIDFKNASLRGWEYAFSHIHEAANLIYEKYNEQNIPLDALIYEGKELKKLAYYMNSDLGEIKKEKVQRIFDLYNVMGLAKNPILIDDFIYDDNYTLFTKGEKNYINNTTAINVCINPSLISLKHNSNKEYTGILKDFLDLVTKNSNLKFNLITKKNWEETIKSISTNECDIISTASKSLKIKNKLNFTKRYIDIPLVLATKDKVSFIDNIASLKNKKIGVVKDITFIDFLKKHYPYLDIVEVNNINEGLKKVSKNELFAQVDTITAISNEIQENFLTKLKISGKLKENLPLYFAVRKDDNFLLNILNKSINSIDDFAKQKIVNKWISIEFKNNFDYSLIWKILLFFVTILSILLYRQRLLNKVNIVLKDKVDEKTKELKKLNESLEKRVEEEVQNNREKDRLLSQQVKMAAMGEMLENIAHQWRQPLSIISTTSSGIVMQKKAEILKDEFLIKSMDTINDTAQYLSKTIEDFKNFYEPNKNIVKFNIKTIYTKTLDIIDSKYKNLNIKFIENIESIDLLGLDSELIQVIINILNNSKDALETNNNPDERFIFVDIYKKDNFLIIRINDNAGGIDESIIDRIFEPYFTTKHKSQGTGIGLYMSQEIVSKHMYGEITIKNRYFNYNNKSYTGAQFNVKVPLKL, encoded by the coding sequence TTGCAAAAAATCTTTTATTTAATAATGTTTTTACTTAGTATAAATTTATGTGCTAAAAGTTTAGAAAAAGTTTCTTTACAACTATCATGGTTTAATCAGTTCCAATTTGCAGGATATTATATTGCAAAAGAGAAAGGATTTTATAAAGATGTTGGCTTAGATGTAGACATAAGAAATTTTGATTTTAATATAAATGTTCCAAATGAAGTAGATACAAAAAATGCGACATTTGGTGTGGGAAGAGAAACCTTACTTTTAGAAAAAAGTAATAATAAAAATATAATAGCTTTATATGCTATATTTCAAGCATCTCCATTAATTTTACTCTCTTTAGATAATACAGGTATAAACTCTATTCGTGATTTTAATAATAGAAAAATCATGACTACAATTGATGATTCTAGTGAAGTGTCACTTAAAGCAATGATTAGCTCACAAAATATTGATTTTAAAAGATTAGAATTTTTAAAACATACCCATGATATTATGGATTTAGTAAATAAAAAAACAGATGTAATTTCGGCTTATATATCTAAAACTCCATATGATTTACAAAAAATGGGCATTAGTTATAATGTTTTTTATCCTAAAGATTATGGTTTTGATATGTATAGTGATTTTTTATTTACGAATGTAGATGAAATAAAAAATAATGAACAAAGAGTTATTGATTTTAAAAATGCTTCTTTAAGAGGTTGGGAATATGCTTTTTCACATATACATGAAGCAGCAAATTTGATTTATGAAAAATATAATGAACAAAATATACCTTTAGATGCATTAATTTATGAGGGCAAGGAGTTAAAAAAACTTGCATATTATATGAACTCAGATTTGGGTGAAATAAAAAAAGAAAAAGTTCAAAGAATTTTTGATTTATATAATGTAATGGGTTTAGCAAAAAATCCAATTTTAATAGATGATTTTATTTATGATGATAATTATACACTTTTTACTAAAGGTGAAAAAAATTACATAAATAATACAACTGCAATTAATGTTTGTATAAATCCTAGTTTAATCTCTTTAAAGCATAACTCAAATAAAGAATATACTGGAATATTAAAAGATTTTTTAGATTTAGTAACCAAAAATAGTAATTTGAAATTTAATTTAATAACGAAAAAAAATTGGGAAGAAACAATTAAGTCTATATCTACAAATGAATGTGATATTATATCAACAGCTTCAAAATCACTAAAAATAAAAAACAAACTAAATTTCACAAAAAGATATATTGATATTCCACTAGTTCTTGCAACAAAAGATAAAGTTTCTTTTATTGATAATATTGCTTCATTGAAAAATAAAAAAATTGGAGTTGTAAAAGATATTACTTTTATTGACTTTTTAAAAAAACATTATCCGTATTTAGATATTGTTGAAGTAAATAACATAAATGAAGGTTTGAAAAAAGTATCAAAAAATGAATTATTTGCACAAGTGGATACAATTACTGCAATTTCAAATGAAATACAAGAGAATTTTTTAACAAAACTTAAAATTTCAGGAAAATTAAAAGAAAACCTACCACTTTATTTTGCAGTAAGAAAAGATGACAATTTTTTACTAAATATTTTAAATAAGTCTATTAATTCCATAGATGATTTTGCAAAACAAAAGATTGTTAATAAATGGATAAGCATAGAATTTAAAAATAATTTCGATTATTCACTAATATGGAAAATACTTCTATTTTTCGTAACAATATTATCTATTTTACTATATAGACAAAGATTATTAAATAAAGTAAATATTGTATTAAAAGACAAAGTAGATGAAAAAACTAAAGAATTAAAAAAATTAAATGAATCATTGGAAAAAAGAGTAGAAGAGGAAGTTCAAAATAATAGAGAAAAAGATAGATTATTATCTCAACAAGTAAAGATGGCCGCAATGGGTGAAATGCTTGAGAATATTGCCCATCAATGGAGACAACCTTTATCTATTATTTCTACAACATCAAGTGGTATTGTTATGCAAAAAAAAGCAGAAATATTAAAAGATGAATTTTTAATAAAATCAATGGATACTATAAACGATACTGCACAATATTTATCTAAAACAATAGAAGACTTTAAAAACTTTTATGAACCAAATAAAAATATTGTTAAGTTCAATATTAAGACAATATACACTAAAACATTAGATATTATTGATTCTAAATATAAAAATTTAAATATAAAATTTATTGAAAATATTGAAAGCATAGACTTACTTGGATTAGATAGTGAATTAATTCAAGTAATAATTAATATTTTAAATAACTCAAAAGATGCATTAGAAACTAATAACAATCCTGATGAAAGATTTATCTTTGTAGATATTTATAAAAAAGATAATTTTTTGATAATTAGAATAAATGATAATGCTGGTGGAATAGATGAATCAATTATTGATAGAATTTTTGAACCGTATTTTACAACAAAACATAAATCACAAGGAACAGGAATAGGTCTTTATATGAGTCAAGAAATTGTATCAAAGCATATGTATGGAGAAATAACAATTAAAAATAGATATTTTAATTATAACAATAAAAGCTATACAGGAGCACAGTTTAATGTTAAAGTACCACTTAAACTATAA
- a CDS encoding tRNA (5-methylaminomethyl-2-thiouridine)(34)-methyltransferase MnmD yields MYSVVTTKDGSNTLYSNKYNQHYHNIDDGAVFETLSKHVIPAFTFHKNKANLNILDICFGLGYNTLGTIYYIKKNNIKTKLNIYSPELDENLINSLKNFTYPKEFDSLIPIIKQLSKNFHYKDEGIEIKIHLGDAKQYLKNLDIKFDIIYQDAFSSEVNYELWTKEYFQLLYNLSKENTIITTYSIATPVRLSMYEAGFEIYEYIPLKRKQTLAFTSNQNILGKYVDMELKKINNPKAKALYDR; encoded by the coding sequence GTGTATTCAGTTGTAACTACAAAAGATGGTTCAAATACACTTTATTCAAATAAGTATAACCAGCATTATCATAATATAGATGATGGTGCTGTTTTTGAAACTTTATCAAAACATGTAATTCCTGCATTTACTTTCCATAAAAATAAAGCAAACTTAAATATTTTAGATATATGTTTTGGTCTTGGATATAATACATTAGGAACTATTTACTACATCAAAAAAAACAATATAAAAACAAAACTAAATATTTATTCTCCAGAACTAGATGAAAATTTAATTAATAGTTTAAAAAATTTTACTTATCCCAAAGAGTTTGATTCACTAATACCAATAATAAAGCAATTAAGTAAAAATTTTCATTATAAAGACGAAGGAATTGAAATAAAAATTCATTTAGGTGATGCAAAACAATATTTAAAAAATTTAGATATTAAGTTTGATATTATCTACCAAGATGCTTTTTCAAGCGAAGTTAATTATGAACTTTGGACTAAGGAGTATTTTCAATTACTCTACAACTTATCAAAAGAAAATACTATTATTACTACATATTCTATTGCAACGCCTGTTAGATTATCTATGTATGAAGCTGGATTTGAAATATATGAGTATATTCCTTTAAAAAGAAAACAAACTTTAGCATTTACTTCTAATCAAAATATTTTAGGAAAATATGTTGATATGGAATTAAAAAAAATCAATAACCCTAAGGCAAAAGCCCTTTATGATAGATAA